In Sideroxyarcus emersonii, one DNA window encodes the following:
- a CDS encoding branched-chain amino acid transaminase: MSMSDRDGFIWYDGKLVPWREATTHVLTHTLHYGMGVFEGVRAYKTTQGTAIFRLQEHTDRLFNSASIFKMKMPYDKATLMAAQKEVVRANKLESCYIRPIVFFGSEAMGIAATTLSVHVAIAAWPWGAYLGEEGMAKGIRVKTSSFTRHHVNINMCRAKSVGSYSNSILAHQEVAHDGYDEALLLDPEGYVAEGAGENLFIVKKGKLYTPDLTSCLEGITRDSIITLAKDMGLELIEKRITRDEVYCSDEAFFTGTAAEVTPIRELDTRTIGIGSRGPITTKLQASFFDIVAGKNAKYADWLAHV; encoded by the coding sequence ATGTCCATGTCCGACCGCGACGGCTTCATCTGGTACGACGGCAAGCTCGTTCCCTGGCGCGAAGCCACCACCCACGTGCTCACCCATACCCTGCATTACGGCATGGGGGTGTTCGAGGGCGTGCGGGCATACAAAACCACGCAGGGAACCGCGATATTCCGCCTGCAGGAGCATACCGACCGCCTGTTCAACTCGGCCTCCATCTTCAAGATGAAGATGCCGTACGACAAGGCCACATTGATGGCAGCCCAGAAGGAAGTGGTCCGCGCCAACAAGCTGGAATCCTGTTACATTCGCCCAATCGTGTTCTTCGGTTCCGAAGCGATGGGTATCGCCGCGACCACGCTGTCGGTGCATGTCGCCATCGCGGCCTGGCCGTGGGGCGCCTATCTGGGCGAAGAAGGGATGGCCAAGGGCATCCGCGTGAAGACTTCCAGCTTCACCCGCCATCATGTGAACATCAACATGTGCCGTGCCAAATCGGTCGGTTCCTACAGCAACTCCATCCTGGCCCACCAGGAAGTGGCGCACGACGGCTACGACGAAGCCCTGCTGCTCGACCCCGAAGGCTACGTGGCCGAAGGCGCCGGCGAAAACCTGTTCATCGTCAAGAAGGGCAAGCTCTACACGCCAGACCTGACTTCCTGCCTGGAAGGCATCACGCGCGATTCCATCATCACGCTGGCCAAGGACATGGGGCTGGAACTGATCGAGAAGCGCATCACGCGCGACGAAGTGTATTGTTCCGATGAGGCGTTCTTCACCGGCACGGCCGCGGAAGTCACGCCGATCCGCGAACTGGACACCCGCACCATCGGCATCGGCTCGCGCGGCCCGATCACCACCAAGCTGCAGGCCTCGTTCTTCGACATCGTCGCAGGCAAGAATGCCAAGTACGCCGATTGGCTGGCACACGTATAA
- the alaS gene encoding alanine--tRNA ligase, whose product MKSSEIRQKFLEYFASKGHTIVSSSSLVPHDDPTLLFTNAGMNQFKDVFLGFDKRPYTRATTSQKCVRAGGKHNDLENVGYTARHHTFFEMLGNFSFGDYFKRDAINYAWELLTVVFKLPKDKLTVTVYAEDDEAYDIWTKEVGVPAERVIRIGDNKGARYASDNFWMMGDTGPCGPCTEIFYDHGEHIPGGPPGSPGEDGDRFIEIWNNVFMQFNRDEAGVMHPLPKPSVDTGMGLERISAVLQGVHANYEIDLFQALIKAAARETNQSNLDQPSLRVLADHIRACSFLIADGVIPGNEGRGYVLRRIIRRAIRHGYKLGAREAFFHKMVPDLVEQMGAAYPELTAGQVRVMDILKQEEERFFATIEHGMAILEADLAEMEKTGSKTFNGETAFKLHDTYGFPLDLTADVCRERGVSVDDVAFNVAMVRQKEQARAAGKFKMAANLDYAGAATTFHGYDTLEHKGNILALYKDGVAVNELGEGEMGVVVLDDTPFYAESGGQVGDRGELRSTHGIFTVEDTQKIQAAVFGHHGVVTTGKLTVGNGVTARVDVVARSRTVRNHSATHLMHKALREVLGAHVQQKGSQVDPDKTRFDFAHTQPMTDAEIRKVEAIVNAEILANADATAQVMKIEDAQKTGAMMLFGEKYGDEVRVLTIGSSKELCGGTHVKRTGDIGLFKIVAESGVAAGVRRVEAVTGEGALALVQQQQDQLLLVADMVKAQPQEAAARVAQVMDNVKVLEKELSALKSKLASAQGDELVTQAQDINGVKVLAAKLDGADVATLRETMDKLRDKLKSAAIVLASVTEGKVSLIAGVTADQTTKVKAGELVNFVAQQVGGKGGGRPDMAQAGGTQPEHLAAALSSVPGWVKAKL is encoded by the coding sequence ATGAAAAGCAGTGAAATCCGCCAGAAATTCCTGGAATATTTTGCCTCCAAAGGCCATACCATCGTTTCTTCCAGCTCGCTGGTTCCGCATGACGACCCGACGCTGCTGTTCACCAATGCCGGGATGAACCAGTTCAAGGATGTGTTCCTCGGTTTCGACAAGCGCCCGTATACCCGGGCGACGACGTCGCAGAAATGCGTGCGCGCCGGCGGCAAGCACAACGACCTGGAGAACGTCGGCTACACTGCCCGCCACCATACCTTCTTCGAGATGCTGGGCAACTTCAGTTTCGGCGACTATTTCAAGCGCGATGCCATCAACTATGCGTGGGAACTGCTCACGGTGGTGTTCAAGCTGCCCAAGGACAAGCTCACCGTCACCGTGTATGCCGAGGACGACGAGGCCTACGACATCTGGACCAAGGAGGTCGGTGTGCCCGCCGAGCGCGTGATCCGCATCGGCGACAACAAGGGTGCGCGTTATGCCTCCGACAACTTCTGGATGATGGGGGACACCGGCCCCTGTGGTCCCTGTACCGAGATTTTCTACGACCACGGCGAGCACATCCCCGGCGGTCCTCCCGGCAGCCCGGGTGAAGACGGCGACCGCTTCATCGAGATCTGGAACAACGTGTTCATGCAGTTCAACCGCGACGAAGCCGGCGTGATGCATCCGCTGCCCAAGCCTTCAGTCGATACCGGCATGGGGCTGGAACGCATCTCAGCCGTGCTGCAAGGCGTGCATGCCAACTACGAGATCGACCTGTTCCAGGCGCTGATCAAGGCTGCGGCGCGCGAGACCAACCAGAGCAACCTCGACCAGCCCAGCCTGCGCGTGCTGGCCGACCATATCCGCGCCTGTTCCTTCCTCATCGCCGACGGCGTGATCCCCGGCAACGAGGGACGCGGCTACGTACTGCGCCGCATCATCCGCCGTGCCATCCGCCACGGCTACAAGCTGGGTGCTCGCGAGGCGTTCTTCCACAAGATGGTGCCCGACCTGGTGGAGCAGATGGGGGCGGCCTATCCCGAACTGACCGCCGGCCAGGTGCGCGTGATGGACATCCTCAAACAGGAAGAGGAACGCTTCTTCGCCACCATCGAGCACGGCATGGCGATCCTCGAAGCCGATCTGGCCGAGATGGAAAAAACCGGCAGCAAGACTTTCAATGGCGAAACCGCGTTCAAGCTGCACGACACCTACGGTTTTCCGCTTGACCTGACTGCCGATGTCTGCCGCGAGCGCGGGGTGTCTGTAGATGATGTGGCCTTCAACGTCGCGATGGTTCGGCAGAAAGAGCAGGCGCGCGCTGCAGGCAAGTTCAAGATGGCGGCAAACCTCGATTATGCGGGCGCGGCGACGACTTTTCACGGCTACGACACGCTGGAACACAAGGGCAACATCCTCGCCTTGTACAAGGACGGCGTGGCGGTGAACGAACTGGGCGAAGGCGAGATGGGCGTGGTGGTGCTGGACGACACACCGTTTTATGCCGAGTCCGGCGGCCAGGTGGGCGACCGCGGCGAATTGCGCTCCACGCACGGCATCTTCACGGTGGAAGACACGCAGAAGATCCAGGCTGCCGTGTTCGGGCATCACGGCGTGGTAACGACCGGCAAACTCACTGTGGGTAACGGCGTCACCGCCAGGGTGGATGTCGTCGCGCGCAGCCGTACTGTGCGCAACCACTCTGCCACCCACCTGATGCACAAGGCGCTGCGCGAGGTACTGGGGGCGCATGTACAGCAGAAAGGTTCGCAGGTCGACCCGGACAAGACCCGCTTCGACTTTGCGCATACGCAGCCGATGACCGACGCCGAGATCCGCAAGGTGGAGGCCATCGTCAATGCCGAGATCCTCGCCAACGCAGATGCGACGGCGCAGGTGATGAAGATCGAGGACGCGCAGAAAACCGGCGCGATGATGCTGTTCGGCGAGAAGTATGGTGACGAAGTGCGGGTGCTGACCATCGGCAGCTCCAAGGAACTATGTGGCGGTACGCACGTGAAACGCACCGGCGACATCGGCCTGTTCAAGATCGTGGCCGAGAGCGGCGTGGCCGCCGGCGTGCGCCGCGTCGAGGCAGTGACTGGCGAAGGTGCACTGGCGTTGGTGCAACAGCAGCAGGACCAGCTGCTGCTGGTGGCTGATATGGTGAAGGCGCAACCGCAGGAAGCGGCAGCGCGCGTGGCGCAGGTCATGGATAACGTGAAGGTGCTGGAAAAGGAACTGTCTGCCTTGAAATCGAAGCTCGCCTCCGCCCAGGGCGACGAACTGGTCACACAGGCTCAGGATATCAACGGCGTGAAAGTGCTGGCTGCCAAGCTGGATGGTGCGGATGTCGCCACCCTGCGCGAGACCATGGACAAGCTGCGCGACAAGCTTAAGAGCGCAGCCATCGTGCTGGCTTCGGTGACCGAGGGCAAGGTCAGCCTGATCGCAGGCGTGACCGCAGACCAGACCACGAAGGTGAAAGCCGGCGAACTGGTGAACTTCGTCGCCCAGCAGGTCGGCGGCAAGGGCGGCGGCAGGCCGGACATGGCACAGGCTGGCGGCACCCAGCCTGAACACCTGGCCGCAGCGCTTTCATCCGTTCCGGGCTGGGTGAAGGCGAAGCTGTAG
- a CDS encoding phosphomannomutase/phosphoglucomutase yields the protein MAHIPKEIFKAYDIRGIVGKSLTDEIVEAIGHALGTEALARKQHSIAIGRDGRLSGPAFAKALARGIQKSGIDVIDVGMVATPMTYFAAFQLKTDCAVMITGSHNPPDYNGLKMVLAGETLSGETIQKLRQRIEQGDLAHGSGSYSQYDIAPEYIARIVGDIRLARPLNITVDCGNGVAGDFAAKLYRGIGCTVTEMFCEVDGNFPNHHPDPSDPHNLEDLIGALHNNDSELGLAFDGDGDRLGVVTKDGKIIFPDRQLMLFAADVLSRNPGAEVIFDVKSTRNLFAWIHERGGKPTLWKTGHSLVKAKMKETGALLAGEMSGHVFFKERWYGFDDGLYAGARLLEILSKVADPNATLNGLPDAVCTPELHIHTAEGLNHTLIARLQKEARFTDARDIITIDGLRVEYADGFGLMRPSNTTPVIVLRFEADDAAALQRIQDDFRRVLLAAAPDLQLPF from the coding sequence ATGGCTCACATCCCGAAAGAGATATTCAAGGCATACGACATACGCGGCATCGTCGGCAAATCGTTGACGGATGAGATCGTCGAAGCCATCGGCCACGCCCTCGGTACCGAGGCGCTTGCGCGCAAGCAGCACAGCATCGCCATCGGCCGCGACGGACGCCTGTCCGGCCCAGCCTTCGCCAAGGCGCTGGCGCGCGGCATCCAGAAGAGCGGCATCGACGTGATCGACGTCGGCATGGTCGCCACGCCGATGACCTACTTCGCCGCCTTCCAGCTCAAGACCGACTGCGCAGTGATGATCACCGGCAGCCACAACCCGCCCGATTACAACGGCCTGAAGATGGTGCTGGCCGGAGAAACCCTGTCCGGCGAGACCATCCAGAAACTGCGCCAGCGCATCGAGCAGGGCGACCTCGCGCACGGCAGCGGCAGCTACTCGCAATACGACATCGCTCCGGAATACATCGCGCGCATCGTCGGCGACATCAGGCTGGCTCGGCCGCTCAACATCACGGTGGACTGCGGCAACGGCGTGGCAGGCGACTTCGCCGCCAAACTGTACCGAGGCATCGGCTGCACCGTCACCGAAATGTTCTGCGAAGTGGACGGCAACTTCCCCAACCACCATCCCGACCCTTCCGATCCGCACAACCTGGAAGACCTGATTGGCGCCCTGCACAACAACGACAGCGAGCTGGGCCTGGCTTTCGACGGCGACGGCGACCGCCTCGGCGTGGTCACCAAGGACGGCAAGATCATCTTCCCCGACCGCCAGTTGATGCTGTTCGCCGCCGACGTGCTCTCGCGCAATCCGGGTGCGGAGGTCATCTTCGACGTGAAATCCACGCGCAACCTGTTCGCCTGGATACACGAACGCGGCGGCAAACCGACGCTGTGGAAGACCGGCCATTCGCTGGTGAAGGCCAAGATGAAGGAGACCGGCGCCCTGCTGGCCGGCGAGATGAGCGGACATGTGTTCTTCAAGGAGCGCTGGTACGGTTTCGACGACGGCCTGTATGCCGGCGCGCGGCTGCTGGAAATCCTGAGCAAGGTCGCCGACCCGAACGCCACGCTGAACGGACTGCCGGATGCGGTATGCACTCCGGAATTGCACATCCATACTGCGGAAGGCTTGAACCACACGCTGATCGCCCGGCTGCAGAAAGAAGCGCGCTTCACCGATGCGCGCGACATCATCACCATCGACGGATTGCGGGTGGAATATGCCGACGGTTTTGGCCTGATGCGTCCGTCCAACACCACGCCGGTGATCGTGCTGCGCTTCGAAGCGGACGACGCTGCCGCCCTGCAGCGCATCCAGGACGACTTCCGCCGCGTGCTGCTGGCCGCAGCACCGGATCTGCAGCTGCCGTTCTAG
- a CDS encoding response regulator: MLRQANETILLVEDGEAEVLLIQQAVAGCQDELHLAVARDATEALEWLTDTVERGYAMPRLILLDLKLPKLAGLAVLRTLRMESRLQDVPIVVFSELHDPADVVLSYQIGANSFVKKPENLAEFTQLLRELSELGWLSGKGLQQYHPQSIRV, translated from the coding sequence ATGCTCAGACAAGCGAACGAGACGATACTACTGGTCGAAGACGGGGAAGCCGAAGTTCTCTTGATTCAGCAGGCGGTGGCAGGCTGCCAGGACGAGTTGCACCTCGCAGTGGCGCGCGATGCGACCGAAGCGCTGGAATGGCTGACCGATACCGTCGAACGCGGTTATGCGATGCCCCGCCTGATCCTGCTCGACCTGAAACTGCCCAAGCTTGCCGGTCTTGCCGTATTGCGGACATTGCGCATGGAATCGCGGCTGCAGGATGTCCCTATCGTCGTATTCTCCGAACTGCACGATCCCGCCGACGTGGTGTTGAGCTACCAGATCGGAGCCAACAGCTTCGTGAAAAAACCGGAGAACCTGGCCGAGTTCACCCAGCTCTTGCGCGAGCTGTCCGAGCTGGGCTGGTTGAGCGGCAAGGGGCTGCAGCAATACCACCCCCAATCCATACGCGTGTGA
- a CDS encoding zinc-finger domain-containing protein: MSNENTTQRYVEITAEALPLFCPTPAVNLWSAHPRIAIPVEKLGEARCPYCGTLYKFKGELPHGHH, encoded by the coding sequence ATGTCCAACGAAAACACCACGCAGCGTTACGTCGAAATCACGGCCGAAGCGCTGCCCCTGTTCTGTCCGACCCCGGCGGTCAATCTGTGGAGCGCGCACCCCAGGATCGCCATCCCGGTGGAAAAACTGGGCGAGGCGCGCTGCCCCTATTGCGGCACGCTGTACAAGTTCAAGGGCGAACTCCCGCACGGCCATCATTGA
- the waaF gene encoding lipopolysaccharide heptosyltransferase II — MNKLLIIAPSWVGDCMLMQPMLHRLQQRHHGASIDVLAPPWTEKLLRQMPEVHDVVINPFPHGALDLFARRRFGMQLRQARYDQAIVLPNSWKSALVPYFADIPLRTGFIGEQRYGLLNDARKLDKNKLPLMVERFAQLAETPGEMVAHPLAAPELKVDDIQRAQALAKFGLTLDQPIAVFCPGAEYGPAKRWPPQYYAELAQNLRTRGYAVWLIGSAKDKEVADKIVALGNEPCLNLCGVTDLAEAIALLSCADLVVSNDSGLMHIAAALDRPLLAIFGSSSPQFTPPLSDQAQVLKLDLPCSPCFKRECPLGHFNCMLKLTPKEVARHIHIHPKR, encoded by the coding sequence GTGAACAAACTCCTCATCATCGCCCCGAGCTGGGTAGGCGACTGCATGCTGATGCAGCCCATGCTGCACCGCCTGCAGCAGCGCCACCACGGCGCCAGCATCGATGTGCTGGCACCGCCGTGGACGGAAAAACTGCTGCGGCAGATGCCCGAGGTCCATGATGTGGTCATCAACCCTTTCCCGCATGGCGCGCTCGACCTGTTCGCCCGCCGCCGCTTCGGGATGCAATTGCGCCAGGCCCGCTACGACCAGGCCATCGTGCTGCCCAACTCGTGGAAATCCGCGCTGGTCCCCTATTTCGCCGATATCCCCCTGCGCACCGGCTTCATCGGCGAGCAGCGCTACGGCCTGCTCAACGATGCGCGCAAGCTGGACAAGAACAAACTCCCCTTGATGGTGGAGCGCTTCGCGCAACTGGCCGAAACGCCGGGCGAAATGGTCGCGCATCCGCTGGCGGCACCGGAATTGAAGGTAGATGACATCCAGCGCGCACAGGCGCTGGCCAAGTTCGGGCTGACGCTGGATCAGCCGATCGCAGTATTCTGCCCGGGCGCGGAATACGGTCCGGCCAAACGCTGGCCCCCTCAATACTACGCCGAACTGGCGCAGAACCTGCGCACCCGGGGCTATGCCGTCTGGCTGATCGGCTCAGCCAAAGACAAGGAGGTCGCCGACAAGATCGTTGCGCTAGGCAACGAGCCATGCCTCAACCTGTGCGGGGTGACCGACCTAGCCGAGGCCATCGCGCTGTTATCCTGCGCCGATCTGGTGGTCAGCAACGATTCCGGATTGATGCATATCGCCGCCGCACTCGACCGTCCGCTGCTCGCGATCTTCGGCTCCAGCAGCCCGCAGTTCACCCCGCCGCTGTCGGACCAGGCGCAGGTGCTGAAGCTGGACCTGCCGTGCAGCCCCTGCTTCAAACGCGAATGCCCGCTCGGCCATTTCAACTGCATGCTCAAGCTGACGCCCAAGGAAGTTGCGCGCCACATCCATATCCACCCCAAGAGATAG
- a CDS encoding adenylate/guanylate cyclase domain-containing protein → MQHIGSKEIKPEIMDTQEEKLRKSLLIFAAAFMTLGVMLWLAIYWLMGLNFSSNVPLGYQAISVTSLVYYMRTRNFEVLRFVQLTLFLFAPFVMQWSIGSSITSSGVALWALLAPIGALVVSGWRDSIPWFVAYMVLTAVSGFFDFYLGTGATTGIPMNTIGVFFALNFAAMSSILYFLVRYFVIETEKIKTQLDQQHALLAEEQKKSERVLFNVLPSNIAERLKNNQGLIADGYADVTVMFADLVNFTQLTEQMSPEQMVGLLNTVFSGFDELSEKYGLEKIKTIGDAYMVVGGLSRERPDYVEDMANMAIEMLEFVARHPALVKRNLGIHIGIATGPVVAGVIGTKRFIYDLWGDTVNIASRLTDDAKAGHILTDKLTYNRLRFGYLFEPPNILNVKGKGEMTSYRMLGRVTHAVEPVVGSNVYRLPAADGTSPASA, encoded by the coding sequence GTGCAGCACATCGGTTCGAAGGAAATCAAGCCGGAAATAATGGATACGCAGGAAGAGAAGCTGCGCAAAAGCCTGCTTATCTTTGCGGCGGCATTCATGACGCTCGGGGTCATGCTGTGGCTGGCCATTTACTGGCTGATGGGACTCAATTTCTCCAGCAATGTGCCGCTGGGCTACCAGGCCATTTCCGTCACCTCGCTGGTCTATTACATGCGGACGCGGAATTTCGAGGTCCTGCGTTTCGTCCAGTTGACGCTGTTCCTGTTCGCCCCCTTCGTGATGCAATGGAGCATCGGCAGTTCAATCACCTCAAGCGGCGTGGCGCTGTGGGCCCTGCTCGCGCCGATCGGGGCGCTGGTGGTGTCGGGCTGGCGCGATTCCATCCCCTGGTTCGTCGCCTACATGGTGCTTACCGCGGTGTCCGGCTTCTTCGATTTTTACCTGGGCACGGGCGCAACGACCGGGATACCGATGAATACCATCGGCGTGTTCTTCGCGCTCAACTTTGCTGCGATGTCCTCCATTTTGTATTTCCTGGTACGCTATTTCGTCATCGAGACGGAGAAGATCAAGACCCAGCTCGACCAGCAGCATGCCCTGCTGGCGGAAGAGCAGAAGAAGTCGGAACGGGTGTTGTTCAACGTGCTGCCTTCCAATATCGCTGAACGCCTGAAGAACAACCAGGGATTGATCGCTGACGGGTACGCGGACGTCACGGTGATGTTCGCCGACCTGGTGAATTTCACCCAGCTGACCGAACAGATGTCGCCGGAGCAGATGGTCGGCCTGCTCAATACCGTGTTTTCCGGTTTCGACGAGCTCTCCGAGAAATACGGGCTGGAGAAGATCAAGACCATAGGCGATGCCTACATGGTGGTGGGCGGGCTGTCGCGCGAACGGCCGGACTATGTGGAGGATATGGCGAACATGGCGATCGAGATGCTGGAGTTCGTCGCCAGGCATCCGGCGCTGGTCAAGCGCAATCTGGGCATCCATATCGGCATCGCCACCGGCCCGGTGGTGGCCGGGGTGATCGGTACCAAGCGCTTCATCTACGACCTGTGGGGCGATACGGTGAATATCGCCAGCCGCCTGACCGACGATGCGAAAGCGGGGCACATCCTCACCGACAAGCTCACCTACAACCGCCTGCGCTTCGGCTACCTGTTCGAGCCGCCTAACATACTCAACGTCAAGGGCAAGGGCGAGATGACGTCGTACCGGATGCTCGGCCGCGTCACCCATGCGGTAGAACCGGTGGTCGGCAGCAACGTCTACCGCCTGCCCGCCGCAGACGGCACCAGCCCCGCCTCGGCCTGA
- the glnE gene encoding bifunctional [glutamate--ammonia ligase]-adenylyl-L-tyrosine phosphorylase/[glutamate--ammonia-ligase] adenylyltransferase: MNTENPRPPADFDQLVLHARRCSHYLARLLDAEPQLLDWLRGQYLTPCDADVMQGWSAALPAADEEELSRALRQLRKRVMLHVLTRDLNGLSGLDEVMRSMTALAELAVRRAQAFAMRTLTGQFGQPIGAGSGLPQELLVIGMGKLGGGELNVSSDIDLIFVYPEDGETGGPRTLSNHEFFNRLGRKVIALINDHTEDGYVFRVDMRLRPYGDSGPLTMSFAALEEYLVAQGREWERYAWIKARVISPANCACTQELESLAQPFVFRKYLDFGAFDSMRKLHAQIRAEVARRDRYQNIKLGPGGIREIEFIAQVFQLIRGGRDARLRIRPTRQVLQLLALDGKLDAQVVARLDSSYVLLRNLEHRLQYLDDQQTQELPQDARLQATIAEAMGYADYDALLAVLSPAREFVSQQFEAVFGAKQEIGESTWWRSDAAASELETALAKLGYTEGNSLAASLLQFRNGSRYQQLPEASRQRLDTLVPRLAELCAGTTNRDAALHRTLALLEAIARRAAYLAFLAEYPQVLPRLVRLLAASAWAGDYLTQHPILLDELLDTRELYVAPDWMALDAKLAAQLAAHDGDTEREMDALRQFQQAQTFQLLAMDLQGLLPLEKLSDHLSDLADLILKHVLQLCWRDARKRHRDDARFAIIAYGKLGGRELGYASDLDLVFLYDDEHPDAGEIYARLAQRINTMLSSYTSSGRLYEVDLRLRPNGESGLLVSSIAAFDEYQRQHAWAWEHQALTRARFCAGDQSVGAQFERIRIDVLRLPRDIAKLKQEVVEMREKMHDGHPNTSGLFDIKQDSGGMVDVEFIVQFIVLAHSATHPELTANRGNLALLETAAKLGLIDAGLSQKVRELYRELRRLQHQMRLNNQTPCRVPPAQMDTAAVTALWAAQFGND; this comes from the coding sequence ATGAACACTGAAAACCCCCGCCCTCCAGCCGATTTCGACCAACTGGTGCTGCATGCCAGGCGTTGCAGCCATTACCTCGCCCGCCTGCTGGACGCCGAGCCGCAGTTGCTGGATTGGTTGCGCGGCCAGTACCTCACGCCCTGCGACGCGGATGTCATGCAAGGCTGGTCGGCCGCGCTCCCTGCCGCCGACGAGGAAGAGTTGTCGCGGGCCCTGCGCCAGCTGCGCAAACGCGTGATGCTGCATGTATTGACGCGCGACCTGAATGGGCTTTCCGGCCTCGACGAAGTGATGCGCAGCATGACGGCCCTGGCCGAGCTGGCCGTGCGCCGCGCCCAGGCATTCGCCATGCGCACGCTGACCGGGCAGTTCGGACAGCCCATCGGCGCCGGCAGCGGCCTGCCCCAGGAGCTGCTGGTGATCGGCATGGGCAAGCTCGGCGGTGGCGAACTGAACGTTTCTTCCGACATAGACCTGATCTTCGTCTATCCCGAGGATGGCGAAACCGGCGGCCCTCGCACCCTGTCCAACCACGAGTTCTTCAACCGCCTTGGCCGCAAGGTGATCGCGCTCATCAACGACCACACCGAAGACGGCTATGTGTTCCGCGTCGATATGCGATTGCGGCCCTATGGCGACAGCGGACCGCTGACGATGAGCTTCGCCGCACTGGAAGAATACCTGGTCGCGCAGGGCCGGGAATGGGAACGCTATGCCTGGATCAAGGCGCGCGTGATCTCGCCGGCGAACTGTGCCTGCACACAGGAACTGGAAAGCCTCGCGCAACCATTCGTATTCCGCAAATACCTGGATTTCGGCGCCTTCGACTCGATGCGCAAGCTGCATGCGCAGATCCGCGCCGAAGTCGCTCGCCGCGACCGCTACCAAAATATCAAACTGGGGCCTGGCGGCATCCGCGAGATCGAATTCATCGCCCAGGTGTTCCAGCTGATACGCGGCGGCCGCGATGCTCGCCTGCGCATCCGCCCGACGCGGCAAGTGCTGCAGCTGCTGGCGCTCGACGGCAAGCTGGACGCACAAGTGGTCGCGCGGCTGGACAGCAGCTATGTATTGCTGCGCAACCTCGAACATCGCCTGCAATATCTCGACGATCAGCAGACCCAGGAATTGCCGCAGGACGCCAGGCTCCAGGCCACCATTGCCGAGGCGATGGGCTATGCCGATTACGATGCGCTGCTGGCCGTGCTGTCCCCGGCAAGGGAATTCGTCAGTCAGCAATTCGAGGCCGTGTTTGGCGCAAAACAGGAAATCGGCGAAAGCACATGGTGGCGCAGCGATGCCGCCGCGTCCGAGCTGGAAACCGCGCTCGCCAAACTCGGCTACACGGAGGGCAACTCCCTCGCTGCAAGCCTGCTGCAGTTCCGCAACGGCAGCCGCTACCAGCAATTGCCCGAAGCCAGCCGTCAACGTCTCGACACGCTGGTACCGCGCCTGGCCGAACTGTGCGCGGGGACGACCAACCGCGATGCGGCCTTGCACCGTACACTGGCGCTGCTGGAAGCCATCGCCCGCCGCGCGGCCTATCTCGCCTTCCTCGCCGAATATCCGCAGGTGCTGCCGCGTCTGGTACGGCTGCTCGCCGCCAGCGCCTGGGCCGGCGATTACCTGACCCAGCACCCCATCCTGCTCGATGAACTGCTGGATACGCGCGAACTGTATGTTGCCCCCGACTGGATGGCACTGGATGCGAAGCTCGCCGCGCAACTTGCCGCACATGACGGCGATACCGAACGCGAGATGGATGCACTACGCCAGTTCCAGCAGGCCCAGACCTTCCAGCTGCTGGCGATGGACCTACAGGGCCTGCTGCCGCTGGAAAAGCTGAGCGACCATCTGAGCGACCTGGCCGACCTCATTCTGAAACATGTATTGCAGCTGTGCTGGCGCGATGCGCGCAAGAGGCATCGCGACGACGCGCGCTTCGCCATCATCGCCTACGGCAAGCTGGGCGGTCGCGAACTGGGCTATGCCTCGGACCTCGACCTGGTCTTCCTCTACGACGACGAACATCCCGATGCGGGCGAGATCTACGCCCGCTTGGCGCAACGCATCAATACCATGCTCTCCAGCTATACCTCATCCGGCCGCCTGTACGAAGTCGACCTGCGCCTGCGCCCGAACGGCGAAAGCGGGCTGCTGGTCAGTTCGATCGCCGCGTTCGACGAATACCAGCGGCAGCATGCCTGGGCCTGGGAACACCAGGCGCTGACGCGCGCCCGCTTTTGCGCCGGAGACCAGTCGGTCGGCGCGCAGTTCGAGCGCATCCGCATCGATGTGCTGCGGCTGCCCCGCGATATCGCCAAACTCAAACAGGAAGTGGTGGAAATGCGCGAGAAGATGCATGACGGCCATCCGAACACCAGCGGACTGTTCGACATCAAGCAGGACAGCGGCGGCATGGTGGATGTCGAGTTCATTGTGCAGTTCATCGTACTCGCCCATTCCGCCACCCATCCCGAACTCACCGCTAACCGCGGCAACCTGGCATTGCTGGAAACCGCCGCAAAACTGGGGTTGATCGATGCCGGACTCAGCCAGAAGGTGCGCGAACTGTACCGGGAATTGCGCCGGCTGCAACATCAGATGCGCCTGAACAACCAGACGCCCTGTCGCGTCCCGCCTGCCCAGATGGACACCGCCGCCGTCACGGCGCTGTGGGCAGCACAGTTCGGGAACGACTGA